A part of Phycisphaerae bacterium genomic DNA contains:
- a CDS encoding alpha/beta hydrolase, translated as MKPQQNDSLNPGAGRLVWVLPTLALLMPAGCATTRVAAEPDREHEIVYYVDGAGGGGPIADWSRGVRAGLRQAGYRGAFVNYVWQTGLGALADQQTSKAYKRSKAAGLARLIRQHLDEHPNAEVSIIALSAGTAIAVFALEALPTERQVHDVFLLGSSMSANYDLTAALKRVRHHMYVYTSPDDSVLSFFVPLTGTADRRFCGQCSAGLYGFRMPANANAETRSLYSKVENIAPKTGADAQNEAVGHTGQAGARFIRERIAPLILHEGPRFTVADSGANGPPSGYASTRPSLN; from the coding sequence ATGAAGCCGCAGCAAAACGATTCCCTGAACCCAGGTGCCGGACGCCTTGTTTGGGTACTGCCGACCCTGGCCCTCCTTATGCCAGCCGGTTGCGCCACGACCCGCGTCGCAGCCGAACCGGATCGGGAACACGAGATCGTCTACTACGTGGACGGGGCCGGAGGCGGCGGACCGATCGCAGATTGGAGCCGCGGCGTTCGGGCGGGATTGCGCCAGGCGGGTTATCGCGGTGCATTCGTCAACTATGTTTGGCAGACGGGACTGGGAGCCCTGGCCGACCAGCAAACCAGCAAGGCGTACAAGCGGTCAAAGGCGGCAGGCCTCGCCCGACTCATCAGACAACACCTTGACGAACACCCAAACGCTGAAGTCAGCATCATTGCCCTCTCGGCCGGGACCGCGATTGCCGTGTTCGCACTCGAAGCCCTGCCGACGGAGCGACAGGTACACGATGTCTTCCTGCTCGGCTCGTCGATGAGCGCCAACTATGACCTCACCGCCGCCCTGAAGCGCGTCAGACATCACATGTACGTCTACACATCGCCGGACGACTCGGTGTTGAGCTTCTTCGTGCCTCTTACAGGTACTGCTGACCGTCGGTTTTGCGGTCAGTGCTCGGCCGGTCTCTATGGCTTCCGCATGCCCGCCAACGCCAACGCCGAAACCCGTAGCCTCTACTCCAAGGTTGAAAACATCGCCCCGAAAACCGGTGCCGACGCGCAGAACGAAGCCGTCGGCCACACCGGGCAAGCCGGCGCCAGGTTCATCCGCGAACGCATCGCCCCACTCATTCTTCACGAAGGGCCGCGTTTTACCGTCGCCGACAGCGGCGCAAACGGCCCGCCGTCCGGATACGCCTCGACTCGCCCTTCCTTGAATTAA